From Argopecten irradians isolate NY chromosome 2, Ai_NY, whole genome shotgun sequence, the proteins below share one genomic window:
- the LOC138316014 gene encoding uncharacterized protein — MAVGMRSVVFCAMLCIAHIWSVVTFDRLSDLQVATHEKYQFTCGDKGLSLGKVSKEQEQQNIISLIDCLGNGGIKKMAPKMKQEKVNQFNAVLRQMKTGHWRLKRQVSNEAQPRREIRMLSPPEWNLLRDRFNSLRENGFYKTIVDFFSDESIAGTNGGPAFLGWHKVVLLWLEFYLHVPIPYWDCTLDFHITDPTKSILWTKYYFGNGDGTVKIGKFMNFTEPDGTPISRSIGQAGSLIARENVDSLMSRKTNHELVYTTNIALEEYHNGVQAWVGGTMSGLLTAPSDPIYFFAQCYIDKLWEDIRQNMQSPEKYPYDSSITNPLQDPAKILAKFPFDSRYPLMNSDAYTKHVSVRAHYSPSPAQAAQPWECNNPAWKRRSVLMWDADREYCVTGQGTDKDFIVVPDYQTSAKIVADVLNSPMNFPLHSPLNSPVPKKPRIKYVAPLKDIRAIYRAGKAVKKIKEAPKMITSVLEALSDRLKTNEIKRVNAIVATPFATSKQSTVNPSNNVGPNRQMIAEQTMAFGERPRVVQTVLHAPTRHQNRAFHSPASQSPAELSSLVFKLFQSPTSGQSQSSVRSPIMNSQAFHTFTPTISTSTVSRTIGVLESLLSRLRTLPH, encoded by the exons GCTGTAGGCATGAGGTCCGTGGTATTCTGTGCCATGCTATGCATTGCCCATATTTGGTCTGTCGTGACCTTTGACCGGCTGTCCGACCTCCAGGTGGCCACCCATGAAAAGTACCAGTTTACATGTGGAGACAAGGGCCTGTCTCTGGGAAAGGTGAGCAAAGAACAGGAGCAACAGAATATCATCTCGCTCATCGACTGTTTAGGGAATGGCGGTATCAAAAAGATGGCACCGAAAATGAAGCAGGAGAAGGTGAATCAGTTTAACGCTGTTTTACGGCAGATGAAAACTGGACACTGGAGGTTGAAGAGGCAAGTTTCTAACGAGGCCCAGCCCCGTAGGGAAATCAGAATGCTTTCACCTCCGGAATGGAATCTTCTTAGAGACCGCTTTAATTCACTGCGGGAAAATGGG TTCTATAAGACTATCGTGGATTTCTTTTCGGACGAGAGTATTGCTGGAACTAATGGCGGACCTGCTTTCCTTGGCTGGCACAAAGTAGTTTTGTTATG GTTGGAGTTTTATCTACATGTCCCCATTCCTTACTGGGATTGCACGTTGGACTTCCATATAACAGACCCAACCAAGTCGATTCTGTGGACGAAGTATTATTTTGGGAACGGCGATGGAACTGTCAAGATTGGAAAATTTATGAATTTCACTGAACCAGACGGTACTCCTATATCTCGAAGTATAGGACAGGCCGGGTCCTTAATAGCTCGAGAAAACGTGGATTCGTTAATGAGCAGGAAGACTAACCACGAACTGGTGTACACGACCAATATTGCCTTGGAGGAGTACCACAATGGAGTACAGGCTTGGGTCGGCGGCACCATGTCAGGACTGCTTACCGCTCCCTCCGACCCTATCTACTTTTTCGCCCAATGTTACATAGATAAGTTGTGGGAGGATATCCGTCAAAACATGCAGTCCCCGGAGAAATACCCATACGATTCGTCCATCACCAACCCTCTTCAGGACCCAGCTAAGATCCTGGCCAAGTTTCCGTTCGACAGCCGTTACCCTCTAATGAACAGTGACGCCTACACCAAGCATGTGTCTGTCCGTGCCCATTATAGTCCTTCGCCGGCTCAGGCCGCACAGCCATGGGAATGTAACAATCCCGCATGGAAACGTAGAAGCGTCTTGATGTGGGATGCGGATAGAGAATACTGTGTTACCGGACAGGGCACCGATAAGGACTTCATTGTCGTCCCGGACTATCAAACCAGTGCTAAAATTGTCGCAGATGTATTAAATTCACCCATGAATTTCCCATTACACTCGCCGTTGAATTCACCCGTGCCTAAAAAACCAAGGATTAAGTACGTAGCCCCACTGAAGGATATCCGAGCTATATATCGAGCTGGAAAGGCggttaaaaaaattaaagagGCACCAAAAATGATTACATCTGTGCTTGAAGCACTTTCGGATCGGCTTAAAACGAATGAAATCAAAAGGGTCAACGCTATCGTAGCAACACCGTTCGCTACTTCAAAACAATCAACCGTTAACCCATCAAATAATGTCGGACCAAATAGACAGATGATTGCCGAACAAACAATGGCATTTGGAGAAAGGCCTCGGGTTGTACAAACTGTTCTCCATGCCCCAACACGGCACCAAAATAGAGCATTCCACTCACCGGCTTCACAGTCTCCAGCGGAATTGTCAAGTcttgttttcaaacttttccAGTCGCCAACTTCAGGTCAGAGCCAATCATCAGTGCGATCACCGATCATGAATTCGCAAGCTTTCCACACATTTACGCCTACCATTTCCACATCGACAGTGTCGCGGACAATAGGAGTGCTCGAATCATTACTCAGCCGTCTAAGAACATTGCCTCACTGA